A window of Thermoplasmata archaeon genomic DNA:
CGAGGAGGTTCCGCGCGAGCGTCTCCCCCACGCTCGGAAGCCCTTCGATGAGGAACCGCTGCCGCTGCTCGATCGTCATCGCTTTCGGCTTATGCCGCAACCCGTACTCGGCGGCGCCTTTATCCTGTCGTTTCCAGAGGACGCTGAGGAGGAGCGCCGTTTGCTCCTTGTCCGCCGTCGTGAGGACGGGCACGCGCTCGGCGACTTCGAGGGCGAGGAGCGCTCCGAGGATCGACTGCGGATGCTTGAACGTCGAGATCTCCGCGAGGTCCCCCTCGAGGATCAGCAACGGCTGTGGGTACGCTTCGCGCAGTCGCTGCACTTGCTCGAAGAGGCGCTTCCGCACCAGGGAGTTGAAGAAATCGGAGAGGGCCTTTCGCTCGATCCCGATCGGACCGAGGACATAGTCGCCCGGCGCGATCTTGCGGACCTCGATGGTAACGCCGAGCTCCCGCAACCGCTCCGAGATATCCTCCGGCTCGTTCGAGTCGACGACGAGCGGGATGCGCACGGCCCGCCGAACCGGCGGCGCGACGTAAACGTTCCGGTGGGGCGGTCTCGGCGGTGTTAACTGAACGAAGCCTCCGATGTACCACGCGGACAACTACGACGGAACGCCGGCCCCAGAGGGCGGCGACCTCCCCGGCGGCAACATCCAGTTGCACGTCTTCGGGTAGAGTCCGAAACCGCGTGACCTCGCGAGAAGCGAGGCCACGCACCTCTTCTTTCTTTCCTCCTCCGTCTACTGAGCTCGAGGATTGCGAGCGTTGACCACCCGGCAGTGAGCCTCGATTGTCCTCTCGAGCGGCTCCGTGCTTCAACGCGATTGCGCGGGAAATCTTACGTACACGGATCACGTGGTTGGTTCCACGGGATTCTCCGCGACACGAGCGGATCCTCCTTCAATAGCGGTCTGGAATCGGGCCTTCCCAGGGTTCTTCCGGGTGGTCGTAGAGACAGAAGAAGATCCCATCGGGGTCTTGAATGTAGGCGATGCGATGCCCCTTTCGCCCGATCCACACGTCTTGTTTCATGCGGTCCTGGAACTTCGGAGTCTCTTTCAGTTTCGCGATCCCCTTCCGGTTGACCCAGCGCTTTCTCGTCGCGGGCCGGATCCCCAGGCCCTTGAGTCGCTCGAGCGTATCGGGAACGCTCTTCACCCGGACCTCAAAGTGGGCCAGGGCTTCGCCGGCGAGGTACGGGGCCCAGAACGGACTGTTCTCGGAGTACCAGTTGAGCTCCAACCGCTGCCCAGAGCGCCGGTCTCGGAACAGGACGGTCTCGCCTTCATCGTAGGCGCCTCGGGCGATCTCCTCGAGGTCGAACACTTTGGTGTAGAACGCGATCGACTTATCGAGGTTCGTGACTCGAATCCCGACATTGCCGATCCAGAGATCGGATATGAACCGTAATCAGCGCATGGCCATAAGAAGCCATCTGAAGCGCCAACGCCCGCTCTCCGTCTCGTCATCCCTCCGCCACGGCATCCGCAGAAATCGAGCCGGGCTTGCCGCAATCGCGATTATCGGATCGAGAAACGAGATCGGATCGGCTCCGTAGGTGATTGCGCGGGAAAATCACGGGTACCGATCACATGCGTCCTGTTTGACGGCTAAGCCGCCAACGCACCACCGACGGGTGCAAATGTGGCTATGGCGGTTAGTGGCGGCGGGCTGAACACGTCGCCCTTGCGAGCTTCGTGCGTACACCCCCGCTCTATCAACGTCGTCGACTACGACGGCCATAAGATGCCTCGTCTTGAGGGCGGTTTCCGGCTTAGATGCTTTCAGCCGTTATCCGCGTAGCGCGTGGCTGCTGGGCAATGCCTTGCCAGACAACCCATACACTAGAGGCGCCGATCCCCCGTTCCTCTCGTACTTAAGGGACCTTCCCCTCAGGCATCAAAGCGCTTCCACCAAAAAGCAACAAACCTGTCTCACGACGGTCTGAACCCAGCTCACGATCCCTTT
This region includes:
- a CDS encoding ERCC4 domain-containing protein; this translates as MRIPLVVDSNEPEDISERLRELGVTIEVRKIAPGDYVLGPIGIERKALSDFFNSLVRKRLFEQVQRLREAYPQPLLILEGDLAEISTFKHPQSILGALLALEVAERVPVLTTADKEQTALLLSVLWKRQDKGAAEYGLRHKPKAMTIEQRQRFLIEGLPSVGETLARNLLERFGSVRAVFNASEEELKRVPKIGEVKAAEIVRLASAPYEGKQRHLEDPR
- a CDS encoding VOC family protein, with translation MSDLWIGNVGIRVTNLDKSIAFYTKVFDLEEIARGAYDEGETVLFRDRRSGQRLELNWYSENSPFWAPYLAGEALAHFEVRVKSVPDTLERLKGLGIRPATRKRWVNRKGIAKLKETPKFQDRMKQDVWIGRKGHRIAYIQDPDGIFFCLYDHPEEPWEGPIPDRY